A single Blastococcus colisei DNA region contains:
- a CDS encoding VOC family protein, translating to MRINLASVWVDDQEKALRFYTDVLGFAKKTDVPTGEHRWLTVVSPEAPDGVELLLEPDAHPAARPLKEALVADGIPFTSFAVDDVHAEFDRLKGLGVTFTQEPADMGPVTTAVLDDTCGNLIMIAETNEPAA from the coding sequence ATGCGGATCAACCTGGCCAGCGTCTGGGTGGACGACCAGGAGAAGGCGCTCCGCTTCTACACCGACGTGCTCGGCTTCGCCAAGAAGACCGACGTCCCGACCGGGGAGCACCGCTGGCTGACCGTCGTCAGCCCGGAGGCCCCCGACGGCGTGGAACTCCTGCTGGAGCCCGACGCGCACCCCGCGGCCCGGCCGCTCAAGGAGGCGCTGGTCGCCGACGGGATCCCGTTCACCTCGTTCGCCGTGGACGACGTGCATGCGGAGTTCGACCGCCTGAAGGGCCTCGGCGTCACCTTCACCCAGGAGCCGGCGGACATGGGCCCCGTCACGACGGCCGTCCTCGACGACACCTGCGGCAACCTCATCATGATCGCCGAGACGAACGAGCCCGCGGCATAA
- a CDS encoding GbsR/MarR family transcriptional regulator, which yields MTRVDAPREDRATLLRFVERFALVLRESGMAPMPARVFAYALADDADRYTAAELAEGLQVSPAAISGAVRQLVQIGFLVREREPGTRSDLYVLDDENLWTRFTGAELSALQRLEDVVAAGIDLIGVQRPGGRRLAETREFLAFLHEVLADAVARWPEERTRRAVRGSAG from the coding sequence GTGACCAGGGTGGATGCGCCGCGGGAAGATCGGGCCACCCTGCTCCGGTTCGTCGAGCGGTTCGCCTTGGTCCTGCGGGAGTCGGGCATGGCGCCGATGCCGGCCCGGGTCTTCGCCTACGCCCTGGCCGACGACGCCGACCGGTACACCGCAGCAGAGCTGGCGGAGGGGCTGCAGGTGAGCCCGGCCGCGATCAGCGGGGCGGTGCGCCAGCTGGTGCAGATCGGGTTCCTCGTGCGTGAACGAGAGCCGGGCACGCGGAGCGACCTCTACGTCCTCGACGACGAGAACCTGTGGACCCGCTTCACCGGCGCGGAGCTGTCCGCGCTGCAGCGGTTGGAGGACGTCGTCGCGGCCGGCATCGACCTCATCGGGGTGCAACGCCCGGGTGGGCGCCGGCTGGCCGAGACCCGGGAGTTCCTCGCCTTCCTGCACGAGGTGCTCGCCGACGCCGTGGCCCGCTGGCCCGAGGAACGGACCCGCCGGGCCGTGCGCGGGAGCGCGGGCTGA
- a CDS encoding ABC transporter permease — protein MSGGSSTLAGTGALFRFALRRDRLRLPVWIAVGTFMVVTQSVSSQALYGTPADLAAYRASVGSNAATIALAGPPVGLDTVAGAVAFEISATVMLIAALMAMLTVTRHTRADEEAGRTELLRSARVGRHAPLLAAVLLSSLACVVLALAIGAATTASGLPALGSFVLGASVGACGLVFTGITAVAAQATGYTRSVYGLVGGLFAVAFVLRAIGDIEGNWVVWTSAIGWAQATHPFTDDAVVPLMLCLVVAAALVVAGFALLDRRDLGSGLTQPRPGRRAARRALLSPLGLAVRLHRGALIAWTVGLGLLGVVYGALADSVETLIGENEQALAVFGDPDVDQLVDAYLGTTFAVTALLASSYAVSAVLRARAEESGDRAEVLLATATSRPAWLGSHVLVALWGSALAMAVAGVTTGLVRVAQTGEWAALGRMVGAAVSYIPAIWVVAGVAVALFGLLPRQAAAMAWTAVGLFLLITMFAESFDWPGWVSDLSPITWIPTLPLEEWTLAPLLGLAAVAAVLLAAGFTGFRRRDIALG, from the coding sequence ATGAGCGGCGGATCGAGCACGCTCGCCGGCACCGGCGCGCTGTTCCGCTTCGCGCTGCGCCGTGACCGGCTGCGCCTGCCGGTCTGGATCGCCGTCGGCACCTTCATGGTCGTCACGCAGTCGGTCTCCAGCCAGGCCCTGTACGGCACCCCGGCGGACCTGGCCGCCTACCGGGCGTCGGTCGGCAGCAACGCGGCGACCATCGCGCTGGCCGGCCCCCCGGTCGGGCTGGACACCGTCGCCGGCGCGGTCGCCTTCGAGATCTCCGCGACCGTCATGCTGATCGCCGCGCTGATGGCGATGCTCACCGTCACCCGCCACACCCGGGCCGACGAGGAAGCCGGCCGCACGGAGCTGCTCCGGTCGGCGCGCGTCGGTCGGCACGCGCCGCTGCTGGCCGCCGTGCTGCTCTCCTCGCTGGCGTGCGTCGTGCTGGCGCTGGCCATCGGCGCCGCCACGACGGCCTCCGGGCTGCCGGCGCTCGGCTCGTTCGTGCTCGGCGCATCGGTGGGCGCGTGCGGCCTGGTCTTCACCGGGATCACCGCCGTCGCCGCACAGGCGACGGGCTACACCCGCAGCGTCTACGGCCTGGTCGGCGGGCTGTTCGCGGTCGCGTTCGTGCTGCGCGCCATCGGCGACATCGAAGGCAACTGGGTGGTGTGGACCTCGGCGATCGGGTGGGCGCAGGCCACGCACCCGTTCACCGACGACGCCGTCGTCCCGCTGATGCTGTGCCTGGTCGTGGCCGCTGCCCTCGTCGTCGCCGGCTTCGCGCTGCTCGACCGCCGCGACCTCGGCTCCGGGCTCACCCAGCCGCGGCCCGGCCGGCGCGCCGCTCGGCGGGCCCTGCTCTCCCCGCTCGGCCTGGCGGTCCGGTTGCACCGCGGGGCGCTGATCGCCTGGACCGTGGGGCTGGGCCTGCTCGGCGTCGTCTACGGCGCCCTCGCGGACTCGGTGGAGACGCTCATCGGGGAGAACGAGCAGGCGCTGGCCGTCTTCGGTGACCCGGACGTCGATCAGCTCGTCGATGCCTACCTCGGCACGACGTTCGCCGTCACGGCGCTGCTCGCCTCGTCCTACGCCGTCTCCGCCGTCCTGCGGGCCCGCGCCGAGGAATCGGGCGACCGGGCGGAGGTGCTGCTCGCCACGGCGACCAGCCGCCCGGCCTGGCTGGGCAGCCACGTGCTGGTCGCCCTGTGGGGCTCGGCGCTGGCGATGGCCGTCGCCGGGGTCACCACCGGGCTGGTGCGCGTGGCGCAGACCGGGGAGTGGGCGGCGCTCGGCCGGATGGTCGGGGCGGCCGTGTCCTACATCCCCGCCATCTGGGTCGTGGCCGGCGTGGCCGTCGCGCTCTTCGGACTCCTCCCCCGCCAGGCTGCGGCCATGGCCTGGACGGCGGTCGGCCTGTTCCTGCTGATCACCATGTTCGCCGAGTCGTTCGACTGGCCGGGCTGGGTGAGCGACCTGTCCCCGATCACCTGGATCCCGACGCTCCCGCTCGAGGAGTGGACCCTGGCTCCCCTGCTCGGGCTGGCCGCGGTCGCCGCCGTCCTCCTGGCCGCCGGCTTCACCGGCTTCCGGCGACGCGACATCGCGCTGGGCTGA
- a CDS encoding ABC transporter ATP-binding protein — protein MTTAISVSGLVKTFGATRALDGLDLEVASGEVHGFLGPNGSGKSTTIRVLLGLLRPDAGRAELLGGDPWRNAVALHRRLAYVPGDVTLWPSISGGEAIDLIGALRGGLDPRRRAELLERFDLDPRKKARTYSKGNRQKVALVAALASDAELFVLDEPTSGLDPLMEAVFQSCIRELRAEGRTVLLSSHILAEAESLCDRVSIIRLGRTVQSGTLAELRHLTRMSMVVETQRPADALQSLSGVHDLRHEDGRVHFDVDTDALDRVLRHLTDLGVRGLTSTPPTLEELFLRHYGDELAADGVPVRQGAGRS, from the coding sequence GTGACCACAGCCATCTCCGTCTCCGGCCTGGTGAAGACGTTCGGCGCCACCCGCGCCCTCGACGGCCTCGACCTCGAGGTCGCCTCCGGTGAGGTGCACGGCTTCCTGGGCCCGAACGGCTCCGGGAAGTCCACGACCATCCGCGTGCTGCTCGGCCTGCTGCGCCCCGACGCCGGCCGGGCCGAGCTGCTCGGCGGCGATCCGTGGCGGAACGCCGTCGCGCTGCACCGCCGGCTCGCCTACGTCCCTGGTGACGTGACCCTGTGGCCGAGCATCAGCGGCGGCGAGGCGATCGACCTGATCGGCGCCCTGCGCGGCGGCCTCGACCCGCGCCGCCGCGCAGAGCTGCTCGAGCGCTTCGACCTCGACCCGCGGAAGAAGGCGCGCACCTACTCGAAGGGCAACCGGCAGAAGGTCGCCCTCGTGGCGGCGCTGGCCTCGGACGCCGAGTTGTTCGTCCTGGACGAGCCGACCTCGGGGCTGGACCCGCTCATGGAGGCGGTGTTCCAGTCGTGCATCCGCGAGCTCCGCGCCGAGGGCCGGACGGTGCTGCTGTCCAGCCACATCCTCGCCGAGGCCGAGTCACTCTGCGATCGGGTGAGCATCATCCGGCTCGGCCGGACGGTGCAGAGCGGCACCTTGGCCGAGCTGCGTCACCTCACGCGGATGTCCATGGTCGTGGAGACCCAGCGGCCCGCCGACGCCCTGCAGTCCCTCTCCGGGGTGCACGACCTGCGGCACGAGGACGGCCGCGTGCACTTCGACGTCGACACCGATGCCCTCGACCGCGTGCTCCGGCACCTCACCGACCTGGGGGTGCGCGGCCTGACGAGCACCCCGCCCACGCTGGAGGAGCTGTTCCTGCGCCACTACGGCGACGAGCTCGCCGCCGACGGCGTGCCGGTCCGGCAGGGGGCGGGGCGCTCATGA
- a CDS encoding GNAT family N-acetyltransferase, whose translation MHVRRERPTDHDAVRAVHRAAFARPDTDRTDDVVEARLTDQLRADVGFLPHLSLVAVRDDVVVVGHVLATRGRLEPLGVPALGLGPLGVLPAEQGRGVGTALVHALLAVAETCEERLVALLGAPEYYQRFDFRPATELGITAPDPAWGVHFQARHLTGPPVQGAFRYAAPFDGP comes from the coding sequence GTGCACGTCCGCCGGGAGAGACCGACCGATCACGACGCCGTCCGCGCGGTGCACCGGGCGGCGTTCGCCCGCCCGGACACCGATCGGACGGACGACGTCGTCGAGGCCCGGCTGACCGACCAGTTGCGTGCGGACGTGGGTTTCCTGCCGCACCTGTCGCTGGTCGCGGTCCGGGACGACGTCGTCGTCGTCGGCCATGTGCTGGCCACGCGGGGCCGGCTGGAGCCGCTCGGCGTCCCGGCGCTGGGCCTCGGACCGCTCGGCGTGCTGCCCGCCGAGCAGGGCCGCGGCGTGGGCACCGCCCTGGTCCACGCCCTCCTCGCGGTCGCCGAGACCTGCGAGGAGCGGCTGGTCGCCCTGCTGGGCGCCCCGGAGTACTACCAGCGGTTCGACTTCCGGCCGGCCACGGAGCTCGGCATCACGGCGCCCGATCCGGCGTGGGGAGTGCACTTCCAGGCCCGCCACCTCACCGGCCCGCCGGTCCAGGGGGCGTTCCGCTACGCCGCACCCTTCGACGGGCCCTGA
- a CDS encoding ArsR/SmtB family transcription factor — MESWATLSGDIYRALADPTRRAILDELQERNGQTLFELCARLINKHGFSSSRQAVSQHLDVLEAAGLVRTRREGRYKFHDLDTSPLRTITDRWQLPTD; from the coding sequence GTGGAGTCGTGGGCGACGTTGTCCGGTGACATCTACCGAGCCCTCGCGGACCCGACCCGGCGCGCAATCCTCGACGAGCTCCAGGAGCGGAACGGCCAGACCCTGTTCGAGCTGTGCGCCCGGCTGATCAACAAGCACGGGTTCAGCTCGTCCCGGCAGGCGGTCTCCCAGCACCTGGACGTGCTCGAGGCCGCGGGCCTCGTGCGAACCCGCCGCGAGGGCCGCTACAAGTTCCACGACCTGGACACCTCGCCACTCAGGACCATCACCGACCGGTGGCAGCTGCCCACCGACTGA
- a CDS encoding DNA/RNA non-specific endonuclease, whose translation MTDLSAAATAQDLDGRAGYDPAFLGPAVPMPTLASSRATVLLHYLHYSVLFRPDRRFAAVTALDLDGARLRQVDRTDTWRLDPRLAAELQAGPPVYAHNDLDRGHLVMRASSTWGDTEDEARQAEADTFYFSNAAPQNKQFNQGRELWLGLEEYLQDHADAFDRKLVVLAGPVLDPADPPYRGIQVPLRFWKVVAFVQDGALAATGYLLDQTPLVDDLQTAIAQTPAGQLPPLGPFRTFQVPVADIAALADLRLDQLVLADLMGASATGAAPPPGGTSIGWRELSSLEDVVLTS comes from the coding sequence ATGACAGACCTGTCCGCCGCTGCCACGGCACAGGACCTCGACGGCCGCGCCGGCTACGACCCGGCCTTCCTCGGCCCGGCCGTGCCCATGCCCACGCTCGCCTCCTCCCGGGCGACGGTGCTGTTGCACTACCTGCACTACAGCGTGCTGTTCCGCCCCGACCGCCGCTTCGCCGCCGTGACGGCGCTGGACCTGGACGGGGCCCGCCTCCGCCAGGTGGACCGCACCGACACCTGGCGCCTGGACCCGCGGCTGGCGGCCGAGCTGCAGGCGGGCCCGCCGGTCTACGCCCACAACGACCTGGACCGGGGCCACCTGGTCATGCGGGCGTCGTCCACCTGGGGCGACACCGAGGACGAGGCGCGGCAGGCCGAGGCCGACACGTTCTACTTCTCGAACGCCGCGCCCCAGAACAAGCAGTTCAACCAGGGGCGGGAGCTGTGGCTGGGGCTGGAGGAGTACCTGCAGGACCACGCCGACGCCTTCGACCGGAAGCTGGTGGTCCTCGCGGGGCCGGTGCTCGACCCGGCCGACCCGCCCTACCGGGGGATCCAGGTCCCGCTGCGGTTCTGGAAGGTGGTGGCGTTCGTCCAGGACGGCGCCCTCGCGGCGACCGGCTACCTGCTCGACCAGACGCCGCTGGTCGACGACCTGCAGACGGCGATCGCGCAGACACCGGCGGGGCAGTTGCCTCCGCTGGGACCGTTCCGGACGTTCCAGGTGCCGGTCGCCGACATCGCGGCACTGGCCGACCTCCGCCTCGACCAGCTGGTCCTGGCCGATCTGATGGGTGCGTCCGCGACCGGCGCAGCGCCCCCTCCCGGCGGGACGAGCATCGGCTGGCGAGAGCTCTCCTCGCTCGAGGACGTGGTGCTGACGAGCTGA